In a single window of the Deltaproteobacteria bacterium genome:
- the def gene encoding peptide deformylase: MPRAIVIWPAKVLSSPTREVKTFGPELHALLDEMREAMHAAKGIGIAANQIGVSQRVAIVGRGDGTFVEMVNPKITARHGEKVWGEGCLSVPGESEEVTRDEEVEVTWQDRDGKPHTEVAKERFAHVVQHEVDHLDGTVYVMRISPMKRDIIRRRMVKLQKSERDED, translated from the coding sequence ATGCCCCGCGCGATCGTCATCTGGCCCGCGAAGGTCCTCAGCTCGCCCACACGCGAAGTGAAGACGTTCGGCCCCGAGCTGCACGCGCTCCTCGACGAGATGCGCGAGGCCATGCACGCGGCCAAGGGCATCGGCATCGCTGCGAACCAGATCGGCGTGTCGCAGCGCGTGGCCATCGTGGGCCGCGGCGACGGCACCTTCGTGGAGATGGTGAACCCCAAGATCACCGCGCGGCACGGCGAGAAGGTCTGGGGCGAGGGCTGCCTCTCGGTACCGGGCGAATCCGAAGAGGTCACGCGCGACGAAGAGGTCGAAGTGACCTGGCAGGACCGGGACGGCAAGCCGCACACCGAAGTGGCGAAGGAGCGCTTCGCGCACGTGGTGCAGCACGAGGTGGATCACCTCGACGGCACCGTCTACGTGATGCGCATCTCGCCCATGAAGCGCGACATCATCCGTCGCCGCATGGTGAAGCTGCAGAAGTCCGAGCGCGACGAGGACTGA
- a CDS encoding rod shape-determining protein has product MFDWLYQLFSRDLAIDLGTANTLIYVRGQGIVANEPSVVAVQQESRGGKRVLAVGREAKEMLGRTPGNIVAIRPMKDGVIADFEITAAMLRHFIQSAHNRKALVKPRIIIGIPSGITEVEKRAVREAAENAGAREVYLIEQPMAAAIGAGLPITEPSGNMIVDIGGGTSDVAVISLSGIVYAKSVRIGGDKLDEAIIQHVKRKYNLLIGERTAELIKMGIGTAYPTDEVLTMDIKGRDLVAGVPRTLTVSSDEIRDALSEPVNGIVDAVKVTLERTPPELAGDIADRGIVLAGGGALLKNLDTLLREETGLPVFLAEDPLSAVVIGAGKALEELEILRQVTTQT; this is encoded by the coding sequence ATGTTCGACTGGCTCTACCAGCTCTTCTCGCGCGACCTGGCGATCGACCTCGGCACGGCCAACACGCTCATCTACGTGCGCGGCCAGGGCATCGTGGCCAACGAGCCGTCGGTGGTCGCGGTGCAGCAGGAGTCGCGCGGCGGCAAGCGCGTGCTCGCGGTGGGTCGAGAAGCGAAAGAGATGCTCGGCCGCACGCCCGGCAACATCGTCGCCATCCGGCCCATGAAGGACGGCGTCATCGCCGACTTCGAGATCACCGCGGCCATGCTGCGGCACTTCATCCAGAGCGCGCACAACCGCAAGGCGCTGGTGAAGCCGCGCATCATCATCGGCATCCCCTCGGGCATCACCGAGGTGGAGAAGCGCGCCGTGCGCGAGGCCGCGGAGAACGCGGGCGCGCGCGAGGTGTACTTGATCGAGCAGCCCATGGCCGCGGCCATCGGCGCCGGCCTGCCCATCACCGAGCCCTCGGGCAACATGATCGTGGACATCGGCGGCGGCACGAGCGACGTGGCGGTGATCTCGCTCAGCGGGATCGTCTACGCCAAGAGCGTGCGCATCGGCGGCGACAAGCTCGACGAGGCGATCATTCAGCACGTGAAGCGCAAGTACAACCTGCTCATCGGCGAGCGCACCGCCGAGCTCATCAAGATGGGCATCGGCACCGCCTACCCGACGGACGAAGTGCTGACGATGGACATCAAGGGCCGCGACCTCGTGGCCGGCGTCCCGCGCACGCTCACCGTCAGCTCCGACGAGATCCGCGACGCGCTCAGCGAGCCGGTGAATGGCATCGTCGACGCGGTGAAGGTGACGCTGGAGCGCACCCCGCCCGAGCTCGCCGGCGACATCGCCGACCGCGGCATCGTGCTCGCCGGCGGCGGCGCGCTGCTCAAGAACCTCGACACCCTGCTGCGCGAGGAGACCGGCCTGCCGGTGTTCCTTGCCGAGGATCCGCTCTCCGCCGTCGTCATCGGCGCCGGCAAGGCGCTCGAGGAGCTGGAGATCCTGCGCCAGGTAACGACGCAGACCTGA
- a CDS encoding bifunctional salicylyl-CoA 5-hydroxylase/oxidoreductase gives MKVLSVGGGPAGLYTSILLKQRNPAYDITVLEKNPANQTWGWGVVFSDETLGNLLEADKPTHQAITSAFSHWNDIDIHLGDQMIRSSGHGFSGVARMQLLRILQERATSLGVKLVFEKELQSPDDLKGYDLVLAADGVRSKVRGFFADVFQPSIDPRQAKYIWLGTPQKFETFRFIFENTPHGVMQVHAYGFDRETSTFIVELHEDTWKRAGFDSMPVEQSIRELERIFAKHLNGKPLLSNNSAWISFGTLRNGSWRHLASNGGGKGPWVVLLGDAAHTAHFSIGSGTKLALEDAIALDKALAQNNDDLPTALAAYESERRPAVERIQRAAQESLLWFENTHRYVGLEPLQFAFALLTRSLRITYENLRLRDPKLVEDLSRWFQKQCEALPADERKAEPPRPPMFTPFQLRGVKLENRVVVSPMCMYSAKDGQIDEFHLVHLGARALGGAGLLMTEMTDVSPEGRITPGCAGLYTDAHQAAWKRVVDFVHTRTASKIGVQLGHAGRKASTRLPWESGGEDFPLPASEAWETLAPSAIPYHPRLPAPREMTRADMDRVREQYVASTKRAAAAGFDWLEVHMAHGYLLATYLSPLTNRRADAYGGSIEDRLRFPIEVLESVRAAWPSDRPISVRISATDWAPGGNDGPDAVVIARALAAHGADIIHVSTGSTVPDQKPVFGRMWQTRFADQIRHEAKVPTIAVGNISTADHVNSVLVAGRADLVALARPHLLDPHWTLRAAAEQGFYGVAWPKPYLSGRPLRRP, from the coding sequence ATGAAAGTGCTCTCCGTCGGCGGCGGCCCAGCCGGGCTCTACACCAGCATCCTGCTCAAGCAGCGCAACCCGGCGTACGACATCACCGTGCTCGAGAAGAACCCCGCCAACCAGACCTGGGGCTGGGGCGTGGTCTTCTCCGACGAGACGCTCGGCAACCTGCTCGAGGCCGACAAGCCCACGCACCAGGCGATCACCAGCGCCTTCTCGCACTGGAACGACATCGACATCCACCTCGGCGACCAGATGATCCGCTCGAGCGGCCACGGCTTCTCCGGCGTGGCGCGCATGCAGCTCCTGCGCATCCTGCAGGAGCGCGCGACTTCACTGGGCGTGAAGCTGGTCTTCGAGAAGGAGCTGCAGAGCCCCGACGACTTGAAGGGCTACGACCTGGTGCTCGCCGCCGACGGCGTTCGCTCGAAGGTTCGCGGCTTCTTCGCCGACGTGTTCCAGCCGTCGATCGATCCGCGCCAGGCCAAGTACATCTGGCTGGGCACGCCGCAGAAGTTTGAAACCTTTCGGTTCATCTTCGAGAACACCCCGCACGGCGTGATGCAGGTGCACGCCTACGGCTTCGACCGCGAGACGAGCACCTTCATCGTCGAGCTGCACGAGGACACCTGGAAGCGCGCCGGCTTCGACTCGATGCCGGTGGAGCAGAGCATCCGCGAGCTGGAGCGCATCTTCGCCAAGCACCTCAACGGCAAGCCGCTGCTCTCCAACAACAGCGCGTGGATCAGCTTCGGCACCTTGCGCAACGGGAGCTGGCGGCACCTGGCGTCGAATGGCGGCGGCAAGGGGCCGTGGGTGGTCCTCCTCGGAGATGCGGCGCACACCGCGCACTTCTCCATTGGCTCGGGCACCAAGCTCGCGCTCGAGGACGCCATCGCGCTCGACAAGGCGCTCGCCCAGAACAACGACGACCTGCCCACCGCGCTCGCGGCGTATGAGAGCGAGCGGCGGCCGGCCGTGGAGCGCATCCAGCGTGCAGCGCAAGAGAGCCTGCTCTGGTTCGAGAACACGCACCGCTACGTGGGCCTCGAGCCGCTGCAGTTCGCGTTTGCGCTGCTCACGCGATCGCTGCGCATCACCTACGAGAACCTGCGGCTGCGCGATCCCAAGCTCGTCGAGGATCTCTCGCGCTGGTTCCAGAAGCAGTGTGAGGCGCTGCCAGCCGACGAGCGCAAGGCCGAACCGCCGCGGCCGCCGATGTTCACGCCGTTCCAGCTGCGCGGCGTGAAGCTCGAGAACCGCGTCGTCGTGTCGCCGATGTGCATGTACTCGGCGAAGGACGGCCAGATCGACGAGTTCCACCTCGTGCACCTGGGGGCGCGCGCGCTCGGTGGCGCGGGCCTCTTGATGACGGAGATGACCGACGTCTCGCCCGAGGGCCGCATCACGCCCGGCTGCGCGGGCCTCTACACCGACGCGCACCAGGCCGCGTGGAAGCGCGTCGTCGATTTCGTGCACACCCGGACGGCGTCGAAGATTGGCGTGCAGCTTGGCCACGCGGGACGCAAGGCGAGCACGCGCTTGCCCTGGGAGAGCGGCGGCGAAGACTTCCCGCTGCCCGCGAGCGAAGCGTGGGAGACGCTGGCGCCCAGCGCGATTCCGTATCACCCGCGCTTGCCCGCGCCGCGCGAGATGACCCGCGCCGACATGGATCGGGTGCGCGAGCAGTACGTGGCGTCGACGAAGCGCGCCGCGGCCGCCGGCTTCGACTGGCTCGAAGTGCACATGGCGCACGGCTATTTGCTCGCGACGTACCTCTCGCCGCTCACCAACCGCCGCGCCGACGCGTACGGCGGCTCGATCGAAGATCGACTGCGCTTCCCCATCGAAGTCCTCGAGTCCGTCCGCGCCGCATGGCCCAGCGATCGGCCCATCTCGGTGCGCATCTCCGCGACCGATTGGGCGCCGGGCGGCAACGATGGCCCCGACGCGGTGGTCATCGCGCGCGCCCTCGCTGCGCACGGCGCCGACATCATCCACGTCTCCACGGGCTCGACGGTTCCGGACCAGAAGCCCGTCTTCGGTCGCATGTGGCAGACGCGCTTCGCCGACCAGATTCGCCACGAGGCCAAGGTGCCGACGATCGCCGTGGGCAACATCTCCACGGCGGATCACGTGAACTCGGTGCTCGTCGCGGGGCGCGCGGATCTCGTGGCGCTCGCGCGGCCGCACCTGCTCGATCCGCACTGGACGCTGCGCGCGGCGGCGGAGCAGGGCTTCTATGGCGTCGCCTGGCCGAAGCCGTACCTCTCGGGCCGGCCACTCAGGCGCCCCTGA
- a CDS encoding alpha/beta hydrolase: MSALHHTRIVAEGAQPSRWVLFLHGIFGSGANWRTFARRWVERDPSWGAVLVDLRKHGASQDLPPPHTVQNAANDLIALELPGPVEAVVGHSFGGKVALAYVEARRGDLSRAVILDSTPGARPDHRGSESTLDVLAFLERVGPVPHRDAFVARGVDAGISAGIGQWLAMNLERRGDAMVLKLDLDAVRALLNDYFRIDLWEVLERPPGRVVFDVVLGGRSTVFDASERAKLQALAAAQPNRIRITELPNAGHWVHVDDPEGVARVLLQLP, from the coding sequence GTGAGCGCGCTGCACCACACGCGCATCGTGGCGGAGGGCGCGCAGCCGTCGCGCTGGGTGCTCTTCCTGCACGGCATCTTCGGCTCGGGCGCGAACTGGCGCACCTTCGCGCGGCGCTGGGTCGAGCGCGATCCGAGCTGGGGCGCGGTGCTCGTGGATCTTCGCAAGCACGGCGCGTCGCAGGACCTGCCGCCGCCGCACACGGTTCAGAACGCCGCGAACGATCTGATCGCGCTGGAGCTGCCGGGGCCCGTCGAGGCCGTCGTCGGCCACTCGTTTGGCGGCAAGGTGGCGCTGGCGTACGTCGAGGCGCGACGCGGCGATCTCTCGCGCGCGGTGATCCTCGACTCCACGCCGGGCGCGCGGCCCGATCATCGCGGCTCGGAGAGCACGCTCGATGTCCTCGCGTTCCTCGAGCGCGTGGGCCCGGTGCCCCATCGCGACGCGTTCGTGGCGCGCGGGGTGGACGCCGGCATCTCCGCGGGCATCGGCCAGTGGCTGGCCATGAACCTCGAGCGGCGCGGCGATGCGATGGTGCTCAAGCTCGATCTCGACGCCGTCCGCGCGCTCTTGAACGACTACTTCCGCATCGATCTCTGGGAAGTGCTCGAGCGTCCGCCGGGACGTGTCGTGTTCGATGTGGTGCTCGGTGGTCGCTCCACCGTTTTCGACGCGAGCGAGCGCGCGAAGCTTCAGGCACTCGCCGCTGCGCAGCCGAATCGAATCCGCATCACCGAGTTGCCGAACGCGGGCCACTGGGTGCACGTCGACGATCCCGAGGGCGTCGCGCGCGTGCTGCTTCAGCTCCCGTAG
- a CDS encoding HEAT repeat domain-containing protein, which yields MPAKRAATKKPTQKAAPAKKKTAARLATAKAKKPAPKRAAAKAKPAPKPKPAPPPKLDPISAALDSKNPKDRVAAARKAEALGSHAPPAVAQALVRALNGADVETRRAVVAALIALGPAAHPALAPLSAALAEPSPVRKRAPLALALARIDHDHLPAALPVLAELVAVGAGSDKALVQETLQLVPALGVHAVPLLPALLLRLEDAAESEAAALTEAVKAAGPLGADAVHQAAKSAGGPFGAQLVRLLDAYDRPEHVLALGELSRHPDLAVRLAAVEALGRRKAREAVPDLLRALQDPSPEVVAAAQLELKRLPALVVEPILGAFLMRLRQDPPEKRNRAVVAAGELGVGTFDDLGPLLLDGLADPDVAIRVRAANGLTALAPLARSALPRLRGQRKDSSEAVRKAVEQAITAIEQSAPR from the coding sequence ATGCCCGCCAAGCGCGCTGCGACCAAGAAGCCCACCCAGAAGGCTGCTCCTGCCAAGAAGAAGACCGCCGCGCGGCTCGCCACGGCGAAGGCGAAGAAGCCCGCGCCGAAAAGGGCTGCTGCGAAGGCGAAGCCGGCGCCGAAGCCCAAGCCCGCCCCGCCGCCGAAGCTGGATCCCATCTCCGCGGCGCTCGATTCGAAGAATCCCAAGGACCGCGTGGCCGCCGCGCGCAAGGCCGAGGCGCTGGGCTCGCACGCGCCGCCGGCCGTGGCCCAGGCGTTGGTGCGCGCGCTCAACGGCGCCGACGTCGAGACCCGCCGCGCCGTCGTGGCTGCGCTCATCGCGCTCGGGCCGGCGGCGCACCCGGCGCTGGCGCCGCTCTCTGCCGCGCTCGCCGAGCCTTCGCCGGTGCGCAAGCGCGCGCCGCTCGCGCTCGCGCTCGCGCGGATCGATCACGATCACCTCCCTGCGGCTCTGCCGGTGCTCGCCGAGCTGGTGGCGGTGGGCGCCGGCTCGGACAAGGCGCTGGTGCAGGAGACGCTGCAGCTCGTGCCCGCGCTGGGCGTGCATGCCGTGCCGCTCTTGCCCGCACTGCTCTTGCGCCTCGAGGACGCCGCCGAGTCGGAAGCGGCCGCGCTCACCGAGGCGGTGAAGGCCGCGGGTCCGCTCGGCGCCGATGCCGTGCACCAGGCGGCGAAGAGCGCGGGCGGCCCGTTCGGCGCGCAGCTGGTGCGATTGCTCGACGCCTACGATCGTCCGGAGCACGTGCTCGCGCTGGGCGAGCTCTCGCGGCACCCGGACCTCGCCGTGCGGCTCGCGGCGGTGGAGGCGCTGGGCCGGCGCAAGGCGCGCGAGGCCGTGCCGGATCTGTTGCGCGCGCTTCAGGATCCGAGCCCCGAGGTCGTGGCCGCGGCGCAGCTGGAGCTGAAGCGGTTGCCGGCCTTGGTGGTCGAGCCCATCCTCGGCGCGTTCTTGATGCGGCTGCGCCAGGATCCGCCCGAGAAGCGCAACCGCGCCGTGGTGGCCGCGGGTGAGCTCGGCGTGGGCACCTTCGACGACCTCGGCCCGCTGCTCCTCGACGGCCTCGCCGATCCCGACGTGGCCATCCGCGTGCGCGCCGCGAACGGTCTGACCGCGCTCGCGCCACTGGCCCGCTCGGCGCTCCCGCGGCTGCGTGGCCAGCGCAAGGACTCGTCGGAGGCGGTGCGCAAGGCCGTGGAGCAGGCCATCACCGCCATCGAGCAGTCGGCGCCGCGGTGA
- a CDS encoding glutathione S-transferase N-terminal domain-containing protein, whose amino-acid sequence MAIQLWDLAGQEEDRRFSPYCWRAKLSLWHKGLDFTTIPWRFTETERLAFSGQGAVPVLQDGDKVIANSWDIATYLEDTYPERPSLFGGASGRAVSAFVSDWAENAFNPALGPLLGIDVWRASHEKDKAYYRKSREARVGHTLEQGAENRETKILPIRNQLLAPLRATLSAQPFIGGAAPLFADYAVFGIFQWARCVSAFELLTPDDPIAAWRGRVLDLFGGLPRQSPAYGS is encoded by the coding sequence ATGGCCATCCAGCTCTGGGATCTCGCGGGCCAGGAAGAGGACCGGCGCTTCTCGCCCTATTGCTGGCGGGCCAAGCTCTCGCTCTGGCACAAGGGGCTCGACTTCACGACCATCCCCTGGCGCTTCACGGAGACGGAGCGCCTCGCGTTCTCGGGGCAGGGCGCAGTGCCGGTGCTGCAGGACGGCGACAAGGTCATCGCCAACTCGTGGGACATCGCGACATATCTCGAAGACACGTACCCGGAGCGGCCCTCGCTGTTTGGCGGCGCATCGGGGCGCGCGGTCTCGGCGTTCGTGAGCGACTGGGCGGAGAACGCCTTCAACCCCGCGCTCGGGCCGCTGCTGGGCATCGACGTCTGGCGCGCGTCGCACGAGAAGGACAAGGCCTACTACCGGAAGTCGCGCGAGGCGCGCGTGGGGCACACGCTGGAGCAGGGTGCGGAGAACCGCGAGACGAAAATCCTCCCGATTCGAAACCAGCTGCTGGCGCCGCTGCGCGCGACGCTCTCGGCCCAGCCGTTCATCGGCGGCGCGGCGCCGCTCTTCGCCGACTACGCGGTCTTCGGCATCTTCCAGTGGGCGCGCTGCGTGAGCGCGTTCGAGCTGTTGACGCCCGACGATCCCATCGCCGCCTGGCGCGGGCGCGTGCTCGACCTCTTCGGCGGCCTGCCGCGACAGAGCCCGGCCTACGGGAGCTGA
- a CDS encoding carboxypeptidase regulatory-like domain-containing protein — protein sequence MRRTRRNLALLGGLIALGALIALWSTERAEPSTESSLPTTPPSTTEVDAPSRLALSADAGVHAGVDAGEGAPPRTIKVKVLAQHVPLAGATVELFAADDHSIPPCPCPLATPSAPHDGLTWMLDAPDCDCPAALDALRAEAKGSGHLSALRGSAITSGDGLAEFPLGAADFANVRVRASGFRTVLRVILSPETATVLNRVRGAAQYVDDLTLELMPQAPLTLAVIDDDTEATIRNAELLVFDSVFFAPIAVRHAGDKLELVDPVDAPLVLVASAPGYARSVEPSDFEDLVKRPTVSLERSTTVTGRVLEDGKPAEGAQVQVLGSLGVVGVTDAHGAYRLALPKEARGLVARRGSRVGSIVFEDRAPEHVPDIVLASAAAVDVLVLDAASGAPVEGAEIFLRDDANDLSATSDPDGRASLEGLVDGAFEVVAMRREGPGASAQVAPKPGERVSVVLKLPPSLSVHGRVLTADRKPAADVDVTGRCEDLREVSRAAYSTTDAEGRFVLTGLPPGTARISASSGRGSAEAKARLPTDEEVVLTFQAPGSIDVLVQGPDGPVAGALVTIDGVDGGLKPTDSDGHARADELIPDVYTLRATAPGLVQHAFPSTALESGETAHVTITLAALATIRGNTVDATGAPMAGVAVVADGDSPEWTDEGPHAVSDADGKFELSLAAAGSYAITASTDEMESNTLQVRTGDTHVKLVLTSKRHVRGRVVTAHGAPVTTFSVDNVEVNAPDGRFNQRATAAAHGISISGPFVGRFVPLPAGTGDVELGDVMVGDGATLEGHVIQPNGKPAAARVHCFNDDDEVSEGVVQVSADDSGTFTLAHLAPGHWSCSGFASRRGGNLLRDAELTISPGQARATVQLQELTAEEAKEVRLDDLAPDDPNTPP from the coding sequence ATGCGGCGCACGCGTCGGAACCTGGCGCTCCTGGGCGGGCTGATCGCGCTCGGCGCGCTGATCGCGCTCTGGTCCACCGAGCGCGCGGAGCCGTCGACCGAATCCAGTTTGCCCACGACCCCGCCGTCGACGACTGAGGTCGACGCGCCGAGCCGCCTGGCGCTGTCCGCCGACGCCGGCGTGCACGCGGGCGTCGACGCCGGCGAGGGCGCGCCGCCGAGAACGATCAAGGTGAAGGTCCTCGCGCAGCATGTGCCGCTCGCGGGCGCGACCGTGGAGCTCTTCGCCGCGGACGACCACAGCATCCCGCCCTGCCCGTGCCCGCTCGCCACGCCCTCGGCGCCGCACGACGGCCTCACCTGGATGCTCGACGCGCCCGACTGCGACTGTCCCGCCGCGCTCGACGCCCTGCGCGCCGAGGCCAAGGGGAGCGGGCACCTGTCGGCGCTGCGCGGGAGCGCGATCACCTCGGGAGACGGGCTCGCCGAATTTCCGCTCGGCGCCGCCGACTTCGCCAACGTGCGCGTGCGCGCGAGCGGCTTTCGCACCGTGCTGCGGGTGATCCTGTCGCCCGAGACAGCCACGGTGCTCAACCGCGTGCGCGGCGCTGCGCAGTACGTCGACGACCTCACGTTGGAGCTGATGCCGCAGGCACCGCTCACCCTCGCGGTCATCGACGACGACACCGAAGCGACGATTCGCAACGCCGAGTTGCTCGTCTTCGACAGCGTGTTCTTCGCGCCCATCGCGGTGCGGCACGCGGGCGACAAGCTCGAGCTGGTGGATCCCGTCGACGCGCCGCTGGTGCTGGTGGCGTCGGCGCCGGGCTACGCACGCTCCGTCGAGCCGAGCGACTTCGAGGATCTCGTGAAGCGGCCCACGGTCTCGCTCGAGAGGTCGACGACGGTGACCGGCCGCGTGCTGGAGGACGGCAAGCCCGCGGAAGGCGCGCAGGTGCAGGTGCTGGGCTCGCTGGGCGTCGTGGGCGTGACCGACGCCCACGGCGCGTACCGGCTCGCGCTGCCGAAGGAGGCGCGCGGGCTCGTTGCGCGGCGCGGCTCGCGCGTGGGCTCGATCGTGTTCGAAGACCGGGCGCCCGAGCACGTACCGGACATCGTCCTCGCCAGCGCCGCGGCGGTCGACGTGCTGGTCCTCGACGCGGCGAGCGGCGCGCCCGTGGAAGGCGCGGAGATCTTCTTGCGGGACGACGCCAACGACCTCTCCGCCACCAGCGACCCCGACGGGCGCGCGAGCCTCGAGGGCCTCGTCGACGGCGCGTTCGAGGTGGTGGCCATGCGCCGCGAGGGACCGGGCGCGAGCGCGCAGGTGGCGCCCAAGCCCGGCGAGCGCGTGAGCGTGGTGTTGAAGCTCCCGCCGTCGCTGAGCGTGCACGGCCGCGTGCTCACCGCGGATAGGAAACCCGCGGCCGACGTCGACGTCACCGGGCGCTGCGAGGACCTGCGTGAGGTCTCGCGCGCGGCGTACTCCACGACCGACGCCGAGGGGCGCTTCGTCCTCACGGGCTTGCCACCGGGGACCGCCAGGATCTCCGCGAGCTCGGGTCGAGGCAGCGCCGAGGCGAAGGCCAGGCTACCGACCGACGAGGAGGTGGTGTTGACCTTCCAGGCGCCCGGCTCGATCGACGTGCTGGTGCAAGGCCCCGACGGTCCTGTTGCCGGCGCGCTGGTGACGATCGACGGCGTCGACGGCGGCCTGAAGCCCACCGATTCCGACGGGCACGCCCGCGCGGACGAGCTCATTCCCGACGTCTACACGCTCCGCGCCACGGCGCCCGGCCTGGTGCAGCACGCGTTTCCCTCGACGGCGCTCGAGTCGGGCGAGACCGCGCACGTGACGATCACGCTCGCGGCCCTGGCAACGATCCGAGGCAACACCGTCGACGCGACCGGCGCGCCGATGGCCGGCGTCGCCGTGGTGGCCGACGGCGACAGCCCGGAGTGGACGGATGAAGGGCCGCACGCGGTCTCCGACGCCGACGGCAAGTTCGAGCTCTCGCTGGCAGCCGCCGGCTCGTACGCGATCACCGCGAGCACCGACGAGATGGAGTCGAACACGCTCCAGGTCCGCACGGGCGACACCCACGTGAAGCTCGTGCTCACCTCGAAGCGGCACGTGCGCGGGCGGGTGGTGACGGCGCACGGCGCGCCCGTGACCACATTCTCCGTCGACAACGTGGAGGTCAACGCGCCCGACGGCCGCTTCAATCAACGCGCCACCGCGGCCGCGCACGGCATCTCCATCAGCGGCCCCTTCGTGGGACGCTTCGTGCCCCTGCCGGCGGGAACCGGCGACGTCGAGCTCGGCGACGTAATGGTCGGCGACGGCGCCACCCTCGAGGGCCACGTGATCCAACCGAATGGCAAGCCCGCGGCCGCGCGCGTGCACTGCTTCAACGACGACGACGAGGTGAGCGAAGGCGTGGTGCAGGTCAGCGCGGATGACTCCGGCACCTTCACGCTCGCGCACCTCGCGCCCGGTCACTGGTCGTGCTCGGGCTTTGCCTCGCGCCGCGGCGGCAACCTGCTCCGCGACGCCGAGCTCACCATCTCGCCCGGGCAGGCGCGCGCCACCGTGCAGCTGCAGGAGCTCACGGCTGAGGAAGCGAAGGAGGTTCGCCTCGATGACCTCGCGCCCGACGACCCGAACACGCCGCCTTGA
- a CDS encoding 3',5'-cyclic-nucleotide phosphodiesterase gives MHALLALALLATAPRAPAFELHALGVLGGDTDTNLSCYLLGKPGDAPTLMIDGGSVMSGLARWQERRGLLKPDASPTVRAQAAMQTVKALQGVLLTHAHLDHWGGLVDDSTLAFSLAMGGKPSLPIVGLPDTLDALHAHLFQSPLWVDFTTAPPKNPALALHPLKPGETLSLGGFALSVVLLHHTVPSAAFLVRAGDAAYLHLGDTGDTDAVWEAARPLLAAHQLRAVSVEWSFPVDEKLAAMTGHLARGSFLKQLAKLAGVAVEKDAAAITDADALALARTLAPHFKDCRIFVIHVKALSYDAVKADVTALQHEGLDLVLPEQGESYRF, from the coding sequence ATGCACGCCCTGCTCGCGCTCGCCCTGCTCGCCACCGCTCCGCGCGCGCCCGCCTTCGAGTTGCACGCGCTCGGCGTGCTCGGCGGCGACACCGACACGAACCTGTCCTGCTACCTGCTGGGCAAGCCCGGCGACGCGCCCACGCTGATGATCGACGGCGGCTCGGTGATGTCCGGGCTCGCGCGCTGGCAGGAGAGGCGCGGCCTGCTCAAGCCCGATGCGTCGCCGACCGTTCGCGCGCAGGCCGCGATGCAGACCGTGAAGGCGCTGCAGGGCGTGCTCCTCACGCACGCGCACCTCGACCATTGGGGCGGGCTCGTGGATGACAGCACGCTCGCCTTCTCCCTCGCCATGGGCGGCAAGCCGTCGCTGCCGATCGTGGGCCTGCCGGATACGCTCGACGCGCTCCACGCGCACCTCTTCCAGTCGCCGCTGTGGGTGGACTTCACGACCGCGCCGCCCAAGAACCCCGCGCTCGCGCTGCATCCGCTCAAGCCCGGCGAGACGCTGTCGCTGGGCGGCTTCGCGCTGTCCGTCGTTCTGCTGCACCACACCGTGCCCAGCGCGGCGTTTCTGGTGCGCGCGGGCGACGCGGCCTATCTCCACCTCGGCGACACGGGCGACACCGATGCCGTCTGGGAGGCGGCCCGTCCGCTGCTCGCGGCCCACCAGCTGCGCGCGGTGTCGGTGGAGTGGTCGTTCCCCGTCGACGAGAAGCTCGCGGCCATGACCGGGCACCTCGCGCGCGGCTCGTTCTTGAAGCAGCTGGCGAAGCTGGCCGGCGTGGCGGTGGAGAAAGATGCTGCCGCGATCACCGACGCCGACGCGCTGGCCCTCGCGCGCACGCTCGCGCCGCACTTCAAGGACTGCCGCATCTTCGTCATCCACGTGAAGGCCCTGAGCTACGACGCGGTGAAGGCCGACGTGACCGCGCTGCAGCACGAAGGGCTCGACCTCGTCTTGCCGGAGCAGGGCGAGAGCTACCGCTTCTAG